A stretch of the Nothobranchius furzeri strain GRZ-AD chromosome 5, NfurGRZ-RIMD1, whole genome shotgun sequence genome encodes the following:
- the selenbp1 gene encoding methanethiol oxidase isoform X2 encodes MAKCSGCGPGYRSPLDAMRGPREEIVYLPCIYRSTGVLKPDYLATVDVDPNSPTYSQVIHRLPMPNLNDELHHSGWNACSSCFGDTSKTRNRLILPSLISSRIYVIDVGTDPRSPNIHKMVEPVDLYWKCGLANPHTSHCLGSGQILISCMGDLSGGGKGGFVLLDGETFEVVGNWEHPGEAAPFGYDFWYQPRHNVLISTEWGAPKALVNGFNPNHVKEGLYGSSLHVWDWTTHRRLQTVDLGEDGAIPLEIRFLHDPNATEGYVGCALRGSVFRFYRTQKGDWAAEKVIKVPSKKVEGWMLPEMPSLITDILISLDDRFLYFSNWLHGDIRQYDITDRRNPKLVGQLFLGGSIVSDGPVKVLEDPEKQEQPCPRVIKGKRISGGPQMLQLSLDGRRLYVTTSLFSGWDKQFYPDMIREGSVMMQIHVDSDHGGLTLNEDFLVDFGKEPDGPALAHELRYPGGDCTSDIWL; translated from the exons ATGG CCAAGTGTTCAGGATGTGGACCGGGATACCGCAGCCCGTTGGACGCCATGAGAG GCCCCCGGGAGGAGATTGTCTACCTTCCCTGTATCTACCGCAGCACCGGGGTACTGAAACCCGACTACCTGGCAACTGTTGATGTTGACCCAAACTCTCCAACGTACAGCCAG gtGATCCACCGGCTGCCGATGCCCAACCTTAATGATGAGCTGCATCATTCTGGCTGGAACGCCTGCAGCAGCTGCTTCGGAGACACTTCCAAAACCAGAAACCGTTTGATCCTCCCCTCTCTGATCTCCTCCAGGATCTATGTGATCGATGTCGGGACCGATCCCAGATCCCCAAATATTCACAAG ATGGTGGAGCCGGTGGACCTGTACTGGAAGTGCGGTCTGGCCAACCCTCACACCAGTCACTGTCTGGGCAGCGGTCAGATTCTGATCAGTTGCATGGGAGACCTCTCTGGAGGGGGAAAAG GTGGTTTTGTTCTGCTGGACGGTGAGACATTTGAGGTGGTTGGTAACTGGGAGCACCCGGGTGAAGCGGCGCCATTTGGCTACGACTTTTGGTACCAGCCCCGACATAATGTTCTGATCAGCACTGAATGGGGTGCACCCAAAGCCCTGGTCAACGGGTTTAACCCCAATCACGTTAAAGAGG GTCTTTATGGGTCTTCCCTGCATGTCTGGGACTGGACCACTCACAGAAGGCTGCAGACTGTGGACCTGGGAGAGGACGGTGCCATTCCTCTGGAGATCCGATTCCTCCATGACCCGAACGCCACTGAGGGATACGTGGGGTGTGCTCTTCGAGGATCTGTTTTCAGGTTCTACAGGACACAA aaaggTGACTGGGCTGCAGAGAAAGTCATCAAAGTTCCCAGTAAGAAGGTTGAGGGATGGATGCTACCTGAGATGCCAA GTCTCATCACAGACATCTTGATCTCATTGGACGACCGTTTTCTCTACTTCAGCAACTGGCTGCATGGTGACATCAGACAGTATGACATCACTGACCGCCGGAACCCCAAACTGGTTGGCCAG TTGTTTCTGGGAGGAAGTATTGTCAGTGATGGACCAGTTAAAGTCCTGGAGGACCCAGAAAAACAAGAGCAGCCCTGCCCCCGTGTCATAAAG GGGAAGCGTATCTCTGGTGGTCCTCAGATGTTGCAGCTCAGTCTGGATGGACGGAGACTTTACGTGACGACATCTCTGTTCAGCGGCTGGGACAAACAGTTTTACCCCGACATGATTAG AGAGGGTTCTGTGATGATGCAGATCCATGTGGACTCTGACCATGGAGGTCTCACTCTGAACGAGGACTTCCTGGTGGACTTTGGTAAGGAACCTGATGGTCCAGCTCTGGCCCATGAGCTTCGCTACCCGGGAGGAGACTGCACCTCTGATATCTGGCTGTGA
- the selenbp1 gene encoding methanethiol oxidase isoform X1, whose protein sequence is MAKCSGCGPGYRSPLDAMREGPREEIVYLPCIYRSTGVLKPDYLATVDVDPNSPTYSQVIHRLPMPNLNDELHHSGWNACSSCFGDTSKTRNRLILPSLISSRIYVIDVGTDPRSPNIHKMVEPVDLYWKCGLANPHTSHCLGSGQILISCMGDLSGGGKGGFVLLDGETFEVVGNWEHPGEAAPFGYDFWYQPRHNVLISTEWGAPKALVNGFNPNHVKEGLYGSSLHVWDWTTHRRLQTVDLGEDGAIPLEIRFLHDPNATEGYVGCALRGSVFRFYRTQKGDWAAEKVIKVPSKKVEGWMLPEMPSLITDILISLDDRFLYFSNWLHGDIRQYDITDRRNPKLVGQLFLGGSIVSDGPVKVLEDPEKQEQPCPRVIKGKRISGGPQMLQLSLDGRRLYVTTSLFSGWDKQFYPDMIREGSVMMQIHVDSDHGGLTLNEDFLVDFGKEPDGPALAHELRYPGGDCTSDIWL, encoded by the exons ATGG CCAAGTGTTCAGGATGTGGACCGGGATACCGCAGCCCGTTGGACGCCATGAGA GAAGGCCCCCGGGAGGAGATTGTCTACCTTCCCTGTATCTACCGCAGCACCGGGGTACTGAAACCCGACTACCTGGCAACTGTTGATGTTGACCCAAACTCTCCAACGTACAGCCAG gtGATCCACCGGCTGCCGATGCCCAACCTTAATGATGAGCTGCATCATTCTGGCTGGAACGCCTGCAGCAGCTGCTTCGGAGACACTTCCAAAACCAGAAACCGTTTGATCCTCCCCTCTCTGATCTCCTCCAGGATCTATGTGATCGATGTCGGGACCGATCCCAGATCCCCAAATATTCACAAG ATGGTGGAGCCGGTGGACCTGTACTGGAAGTGCGGTCTGGCCAACCCTCACACCAGTCACTGTCTGGGCAGCGGTCAGATTCTGATCAGTTGCATGGGAGACCTCTCTGGAGGGGGAAAAG GTGGTTTTGTTCTGCTGGACGGTGAGACATTTGAGGTGGTTGGTAACTGGGAGCACCCGGGTGAAGCGGCGCCATTTGGCTACGACTTTTGGTACCAGCCCCGACATAATGTTCTGATCAGCACTGAATGGGGTGCACCCAAAGCCCTGGTCAACGGGTTTAACCCCAATCACGTTAAAGAGG GTCTTTATGGGTCTTCCCTGCATGTCTGGGACTGGACCACTCACAGAAGGCTGCAGACTGTGGACCTGGGAGAGGACGGTGCCATTCCTCTGGAGATCCGATTCCTCCATGACCCGAACGCCACTGAGGGATACGTGGGGTGTGCTCTTCGAGGATCTGTTTTCAGGTTCTACAGGACACAA aaaggTGACTGGGCTGCAGAGAAAGTCATCAAAGTTCCCAGTAAGAAGGTTGAGGGATGGATGCTACCTGAGATGCCAA GTCTCATCACAGACATCTTGATCTCATTGGACGACCGTTTTCTCTACTTCAGCAACTGGCTGCATGGTGACATCAGACAGTATGACATCACTGACCGCCGGAACCCCAAACTGGTTGGCCAG TTGTTTCTGGGAGGAAGTATTGTCAGTGATGGACCAGTTAAAGTCCTGGAGGACCCAGAAAAACAAGAGCAGCCCTGCCCCCGTGTCATAAAG GGGAAGCGTATCTCTGGTGGTCCTCAGATGTTGCAGCTCAGTCTGGATGGACGGAGACTTTACGTGACGACATCTCTGTTCAGCGGCTGGGACAAACAGTTTTACCCCGACATGATTAG AGAGGGTTCTGTGATGATGCAGATCCATGTGGACTCTGACCATGGAGGTCTCACTCTGAACGAGGACTTCCTGGTGGACTTTGGTAAGGAACCTGATGGTCCAGCTCTGGCCCATGAGCTTCGCTACCCGGGAGGAGACTGCACCTCTGATATCTGGCTGTGA